Proteins co-encoded in one Arthrobacter alpinus genomic window:
- a CDS encoding ROK family protein, with protein sequence MNTVASTPILPAPSRPGENRGQPEALAESALELARLVLVRGPISRGELAREMKLSVASLTRLGKPLLDSGLLIEGPLVADGTVGRPVRLLDVPNDAAWFVGVKVTGERLQAVVTDIRATILAEAVLPLPEKSAAAVVAGTAQLTAQLEAQAGVTVRGVGVSLGGQVRPDGVVHRAPFLDWKNVPLQSLLQDRLGLPVVVENDVTALVSAEQWFGAGREVPDFAVITVGAGVGYGLTIRNHVIRTVDTGLGLGGHFPLDPNGPLCAEGHRGCSTAMLSIPSICLQISAALGRPVDYGQALNLAAEGNRAAAAVLEAAAKSLGILIAAATNLTMVNTVVLGGEGVALYAAKEATVLAALTAGRDPEAAPVKVRVASADFTEWARGAAAVAIQAQAFIR encoded by the coding sequence ATGAACACCGTTGCCTCCACACCGATCCTGCCTGCTCCGAGCCGCCCTGGCGAGAACCGCGGACAGCCGGAAGCACTCGCGGAGTCAGCTCTTGAGCTGGCCCGGCTGGTGCTTGTCCGCGGCCCCATTTCCCGCGGGGAATTGGCTAGGGAAATGAAGTTGAGCGTTGCCAGCCTCACCCGCTTGGGCAAACCACTGCTCGATTCGGGCTTGCTCATTGAAGGCCCTCTGGTTGCTGACGGCACCGTGGGACGCCCCGTGCGCTTGCTCGATGTTCCCAACGATGCCGCGTGGTTTGTGGGCGTGAAAGTGACAGGAGAAAGGCTGCAGGCCGTGGTCACGGACATTCGTGCCACGATCCTGGCGGAAGCTGTGCTTCCTCTCCCTGAGAAATCGGCCGCTGCCGTGGTGGCGGGCACTGCCCAGCTCACTGCGCAGCTGGAGGCGCAAGCAGGCGTCACCGTCAGGGGGGTTGGCGTTTCCCTGGGTGGGCAGGTGCGCCCGGATGGCGTGGTCCACCGCGCACCGTTTCTGGACTGGAAAAACGTGCCCCTGCAGAGCCTGCTGCAGGACCGGCTGGGACTCCCGGTGGTGGTGGAAAATGATGTGACAGCACTTGTGTCCGCCGAGCAATGGTTTGGAGCGGGCCGCGAGGTGCCCGATTTTGCCGTGATTACCGTGGGCGCAGGCGTTGGCTACGGACTCACTATTCGCAACCATGTGATCCGAACCGTGGATACAGGATTGGGGCTGGGCGGGCACTTCCCGTTGGATCCCAACGGTCCGTTGTGTGCCGAAGGGCACCGAGGCTGTTCCACTGCCATGCTGTCCATCCCCAGCATTTGCCTGCAAATTTCAGCAGCCTTGGGCCGTCCGGTGGACTATGGTCAGGCGCTGAACCTTGCCGCAGAAGGCAACCGCGCCGCCGCGGCAGTCCTGGAGGCGGCAGCAAAGTCCTTGGGGATCCTGATCGCCGCCGCCACAAACCTGACCATGGTTAACACAGTTGTGCTAGGCGGTGAAGGCGTGGCCCTCTACGCGGCAAAAGAAGCCACCGTGCTGGCTGCCTTGACGGCGGGGCGGGACCCGGAAGCGGCGCCGGTGAAGGTACGGGTGGCGTCGGCCGATTTCACCGAATGGGCCCGTGGCGCAGCAGCCGTGGCTATTCAGGCCCAAGCATTCATTCGCTAG